Genomic segment of Sphingomonas sp. KRR8:
CTTCTACCGCACCGCCTAAACCCAAGCGCCGCGCCACCTGCAGCTGCTAAGCCTTTCCGAACACCGGAAGAAATGGTAGGCCGGGGTATGGAAGTGTATTCGCTTACTTACTCCAGCAAGGCGGCGGGGCCGCTCGAAGACGGTGCCATTGAGCGAATGCTGTACGGGGCCCAGGTCAACAACGCGCTGGACGGGATTACCGGCTTCCTGATGTATGACGGGCGTTCGTTCGTGCAGGTGCTCGAGGGAACTCAGCCGGCAATCGAGGACGTGATGGAGCGGATCACTGGTGATCCGCGCCATTGCGACGTGGTCGTAACCGATCAGAGAACGATCAAGCAACGTGCCTTTCCGGACTGGACGATGGGCTTTCTTCGGCTGGACGGCACGACCGGCAATGCGGAGGCGGTCGAACGCGCCCTGCGCCGTGACACACCCGCCCCCGTACGTGATTTGCTGATGACCATGTCGGCCATGATGAAGCAGCCGTCCTAGGCGGGGATGGTCTCGCGCTGATCGGCAAGCCACACGTCGAACGCGCCGCGCGCCCGGTCGGTGAAGGCCTTCTTGCGGTCGGCCTTTCGGAACCGGCTTGGTAGCGGTGGCATGAGGCCGAAATTGACGTTCATCGGCTGGTAGCTCTGTGCCGTCGCTCCGCCGGTGATGTGGTTGAGCAGGGCGCCGATCGCGGTTTCCACTGGCAATGCCGCCAGCGTCTCACCACGCTGCTCGGCGATGGCGAAGCGGGCCGCCAGCAGGCCCACCGCGGCGCTTTCCACGTATCCCTCGCAGCCGGTGATCTGTCCGGCAAAGCGGATGTTGGGACGGCTCTTCAGACGCAGTTCGCTGTCGAGCAGTTCCGGTGACCGAATGAAGCTGTTGCGGTGAATGCCGCCGAGCCGTGCGAATTCGGCATTCTGCAGACCAGGTATGGTGCGGAAGATGCGCACCTGCTCGGCATGGCGGAGCTTGGTCTGGAATCCGACCATGTTCCACAACGTGCCCAATGCATTGTCCTGCCTCAGTTGGACGCAGGCGTACGGCCATCGCCCGGTCCGCGGATCGTCGAGGCCGACCCCCTTCATCGGCCCGAAGCGAAGCGTCTCGACGCCCCGTTCCGCCATGACCTCGATCGGCATGCAGCCCTCGAAATAGGGCGTGTCCTTTTCCCACTCCTTGAACTCGGTCTTCTCGCCTTGGCGCAGAGCCTCGACGAAGGCGTGGTACTCGTCCCTGGTGAGCGGGCAATTGATGTAGTCGTCGCCGCCCTTGTCCCAGCGAGCAGCTTTCCAGCAGACGCTCATGTCGATGCTGTCGAGGTGAACGATGGGCGCGATCGCGTCGAAGAAGGCGAGGGCGTCGCTGCCGGTCTCGGCCGCGATTGCCGCGGCGAGGCCCGAGCACGTCAGTGGACCCGTCGCGATGATGGTCGGGTGAGCGGGCAGGGCATCGATCCGCTCACGCACTACGGCGATATTGGGGTGCGCCTCGATGGCGGAAGTCACCCCCGCCGCAAACGCCTCGCGGTCGACAGCCAGCGCGGATCCAGCCGGCACCCGGTGGCGGTCGGCTTCGCGCAGGATCAGTGAGTCCAGGCGCCGCATCTCTTGGTGGAGGAGGCCGACGCAATTATTCTCCGCATCGTCGGAGCGGAAACTGTTCGAGCACACCATCTCCGCCAGCCGATCGCTCTCATGCGCCGGCGTATTGTCCCCGCCGCCGCGCATTTCGGACAGGCGAACCCGCAGCCCGGCTTCGGCCAGCTGCCACGCCGCTTCGGACCCGGCGAGACCGCCGCCAATGATGTGAATGTCGTGCATGAGCGCGCCCTTACCCCCGATCAGCCGGCAGGCGAAGTGGCACTTTGTACCGGTGAAAAGATGGAGGGCGGGTGGGAGCCCTCGGTGCGGCCAAGCGATCGTCGCAACGTTCTGCCACCGTTGTGGCGGAGCCGCCTATCGCGCGCCGAACCCGGATAGCATCGTCTTCAGCGTCTTGAACACGATCAGAAGGTCGAGCCAGGGCGAGAAATATTTGATGTAGTAGAAGTCGTAGTGCAGCTTCTCATGCACTTCGGCCACTTCAGCGACATGGCCCTGGTTAACCTGTGCCCAACCCGAGATGCCCGGCTTCACGACGTGTCGGTAACGATAGAACGGCAGCTCTCCGACATACCATTGGGACAGCACCGCGGCTTCGGGGCGCGGGCCGATCCAGCTCATCTCATTGGCCAGAATGTTGAAGATCTGCGGGAGCTCGTCGATCCGTGACTTGCGCAGGAAGGCGCCAACGCGCGTAATCCGCGGATCGAGGGTGCCCGTCATGGCGGCCCGGCGGGCATCGGTCGCAAGGTTGTCGGACACGCGCATGGTGCGAAACTTCGTGACCTTGAAAGACTTACCCCGATGACCAATCCGTGCCTGGCGGAAGAAGATCGGGCCCCCATCGTCGATGAGAATCGCAAGCGCCGCGAAGACCATCACCGGCAGCAGCACGGGGAGAGTGACCAGCGCCGCAATCCAGTCGAGCGCTGACTTGAGGTGAAAGTAGCCGCGCGCCGGGAGCAGGCTTCCGAAGCTGTTTTCCGACAGGTGATCAATCCGCACGCGGCCAGTCAGCGATTCCTCGAGCGGCTTGGCCTGGTAGACGATGATGCCGGCCAGCGCCGCATCTGCCAGAAACGCTTCCCATCCCGGCGGCAGGTCGGCGCCGAAGTCCGCGACGATGGCGTCGAATCCGCGAAGCTGGTCGGCCCGCGGTTGCTCAAGCTCCACCCAGTTGACCGCCTCGATGGCAAGCAGCTTGCCGAGTTCTCCGATCGGCACGACGCCGATGCGCAAGCGAACCCGGCGCTGAACCAGGAAATAGATGAGGTAGAACCACAGAACGTGAAGCAGGAACCCCGCGAGGAAGGCGAAGCGATCGTAAGGCAGGCGCGTGAAGAAGAAGAACGCGAGCACCATCCCGTGTGCCGCCGCCGCCGTCGGCAGGATGACATAGCTTGATCGGATACCGGGGTAGGGCTCGATCGAGAGGCGCATCCAGAACGCCAGCACCACCGCAATGACGTTTGCCGCAAGCGCATTGGTGGTGGCCGCGTCGACCAGTTCGGGAGTGAGCAGAAGCCGCCCGAAGAAGGGCACCATCGCGGCGATGGTGAGCGCGCCGAGCAGTTGCACCCGTCGCCTGGTCAACCAGAAGCGACGGCCCAGCTGTTGCTTCTGGCGTGGACTAGGTTGCAGCATCTCGGACGTGTCGCCGTCAAAGCGTCCACAAGGGAAGACGCTCACCCAACTGTTGCCGATCCCACACGCGCTTGATGTCCGCCACCACGCCGCCGGGTTCGAGCAGGGCCGATAGCCGCTCGGCATCCCACTGCCGGTAGGCCGCATGCGGCACCGCGCCGACCACCATGGCATAGCGGCGCGCACCCGGATCAACCAGCGTCAGCCCATATTCCTTCGCGGCCTCGGCCGGGTCCGCCAGCGGATCGGCGACGTCGACACTGTGGCCAAGCCAATCAAGACGGCGAACAATGTCGATCACGCGGCTGTTGCGCAGGTCGGGGACATTCTCCTTGAAGGTCAGGCCCAGCACCAGCACCGACTTGCGCTCGGGCCCGATCCGCTCGTGCAGCCGGTCAGCGATCCAGGCACCCATGCCGTCATTGGTAGCCCGCCCGGCGAGCACGACCTGCGGGTGGTGGCCCAACTCCTGTGCGCGGTGGGATAGGTAGTAAGGGTCGACGCCGATGCAGTGGCCCCCCACGAGGCCGGGCTCGAACCGCAGGAAGTTCCATTTCGTCTGCGCCGCGTCGAGCACGTCCCAAATGCTCACATCCATCCTGGCGAAGATCTGCGCCAGTTCGTTCATGAAGGCGATGTTGATGTCGCGCTGGGCGTTCTCGATCACCTTGGCGGCTTCGGCGGCCTTGATTGACGCCGCGCGAAAAATCTTGCCGCCGTTCATCGCTCCATAGATGCGGGCGAGCAGGTCCAAGGTCTCGGCGTTTTCGGCGGCGACGACCTTGGTGATCTTGTCGACCGTGTGGACTTTGTCGCCCGGATTGATCCGCTCCGGACTGTAGCCGAGGCGGAAATCGCGTCCTTGCGCAAGACCGGACAGGCGGGCCAATTCGGGCCCGCACACGTCCTCGGTCACGCCGGGATAGACGGTGCTTTCGTACACGACGACCGGCTGGCGCTCCGCCTCGAGCGCGCTCGCCACGGTCCTTGTCGCTGCCAGCAGGGGGCGCAGATCCGGCCGATTTGCCTCGTCGACGGGAGTAGGCACAGTGACGATGTAAACGTCCGCGCCGCGGATCGCATCCGGGTCGCTGGTGAGCTGAAGCTTCGAAGCCTGCAACCGGTCAGCCGCGACTTCGCGCGTGCGATCGTGACCGTCGCGAAGCTCGGAGATGCGGGCCTCATCGATGTCGAAGCCGGTCACGTCGAAGGTCTGCGCGAGCGCCACGGCCAGCGGAAGCCCCACGTAACCAAGCCCGATAACGGCAATGCAGGGACCGTCTGACAATTCTTTTTATCCAGCCAATGCCGTTATTTGCTCGTCTCTAATCGCTCACTCGCCCGCGGCAAGCACCTTGTTCGCCCTTGCAACCATGGCTTCTCGAGGAGCGTTGAGAAGTGTTGATGTGCCTTGTACGTCAGCGTAGGGTCGTGGACGTATATTCGAACAGGGGAATATGGTGATGAAGCTTCCCAAGGTAACTGCCGCCATCGTGGCCTTGTCCCTCAGCGGCATGGCCGCGGCGCAGGGCTGGACTCCCGGCGCCGAGATCGTCGGCCAGTCGGTTCAGGTCGAGACGAACGGCGTGGTCAACACGGTCAGCTTCAACGCCGACGGCACCGCCAGCATCGCGACCCCGTCCGGCCGTCAGATCCCGGCAAACTGGACGGCCACGGGCGGCAAGCTTTGCCTTTCCAGCGGCGGCGCTTCGGAGTGCTTTCCCTACACCCAGGCCTTCCAGGCTGGTCAGCCGGTTACCGCTACCAGCAGCTGCGGTGCGACTTCTCGCTGGCTCGCGAGCGGCGTCAACCAGCCAGCCGCCCCGACCCAGCGTGCCGCTGGCGAGCGCGGCTAAGCCCCTCGCTTTTCTCCCGCTTTCGTGAAGGCCTCCCCAGCCGTGAGCCGGGGAGGCCTTTTTATTTATTGAGGCTGCGCGATGGGCGCGCCAAGCTTCGCGGCAATTCGTGCGACTTCCTCGTCGCTCGGCGGATCCGGGAGTTCCATGCCGGGAGTTACGGCCTCGTCGGGAATGCCCGATCCGGTCCCTGCAATGGTCTCGTTGATGGCTTCCTCGTTCGGCCCGGTGCTGATCTTGGCGCGATCCTTCATGCCAGTCCTCCTCCTGTCGGCGTGTGAGTCAGAAAGCATGGGCGGCAATGGTCGTTCCACTCTTCGCTTGGCCGATGCGGTGCCCGCCTCTTCTTCCGGTCGTCTTGCCGGGTTTGTTGCGCGCGACCGGGGCACCGCCCATATAAGTCACCTATGAGTCAACGTCTCCCCATTCTCCCGCTGCGCGACATCGTCGTTTTCCCGCACCGGATCGTTCCCCTGTTCGTTGGTCGCGCCAAGTCGGTCGCGGCGCTCGAGACCGCCATGGCTGCCGACAAGGAGATTTTCCTGGTCGCCCAGCTAGACCCGGCGGAGGACGAGCCGGACCGCGACGCAATGTATGACCTCGGCGTCGTGGCCACCGCCATGCAGCTGTTGAAGCTGCCGGACGGCACCGTGCGCGTGCTGGTTGAAGGTGTTCGCCGCGCCCGGCTGCTGTCGCTCGAACCGGCCGAGGGTCACCTCATGGCCGAGGTCGAGGACGTGCCCGAAGAAGAGGGCGATAACACTGAAACCCAGGCGCTGATGCGGTCAGTGGTCGACCAGTTCGACAGCTATGCGAAGCTGAACAAGCGGCTGCCGGCCGAGACCAGCATCCAGTTGGGCGAGATCGAGAGCGCTTCGGTGCTTGCCGACGCGGTTGCCTCCAACCTGTCGATCAAGGTTGCGGACAAGCAGGCCGTGCTGGCCGAGCTCAATCCCGCGCGGCGACTGGAAATGGTCTACGCCTTCATGGAAGGCGAGCTTGGAGTCCTCCAGGTCGAGAAGAAGATCCGCTCGCGCGTGAAGCGCCAGATGGAGAAGACCCAGCGCGAATATTACCTCAATGAGCAGTTGAAGGCGATCCAGCGCGAGCTTGGCAACGACGACGGGGAGGGCGGGGACGACCTCATCGAACTCGCCGCGAAGATCCGCAAGACGCGGCTCAGCAAGGAAGCCCGTAACCGCGCCAATGCCGAGTTGAAGAAGCTGAAGGGCATGGCGCCGATGAGCGCCGAGGCGACCGTCGCGCGCAATTATCTGGACGTGCTGCTCGGCCTGCCGTGGGGCAAGAAGAGCAAGCTCAAGCGTGACATTGGGGAGGCCCAGCGGATCCTCGACGAGGATCATTATGGCTTGGAGAAGGTCAAGGAACGGATCGTCGAATATCTCGCTGTCCAGGCCCGCACCAACAGGCTTAAGGGCCCGATCCTTTGCCTCGTCGGACCTCCCGGCGTCGGCAAGACGTCGCTTGGACGCTCCATCGCCAAGGCCACCGGGCGGGAGTTCGTTCGCCAGAGCCTCGGCGGCGTGCGCGATGAAGCCGAGATCCGCGGCCATCGCCGGACCTACATCGGTTCGCTGCCGGGCAAGATCGTCTCGAACCTGAAGAAGGCGGGAACCAGCAATCCGCTGTTCCTGCTGGATGAGATCGACAAGCTTGGGCAGGACTTCCGAGGCGATCCCGCTTCGGCGCTGCTGGAGGTGCTCGATCCGGAGCAGAACTCCAAGTTCCAGGACCATTATCTGGAGCTCGACTACGATCTGTCCGACATCATGTTCGTGACGACTGCCAACTCGCTCGACATGCCGCAGCCGCTGCTGGACCGGATGGAGATCATCCGGCTGGAGGGGTACACGGAGGATGAGAAGGTCGAGATCGCCGAACGTCACCTCATTCCGAAGCAGCTGGAGGCGCATGGCCTCAAGCGCGAGGAACTGAGCTTCGAGGATAGCGGCATTCGCGCGATCCTTCGCTACTACACGCGTGAGGCGGGTGTCCGGACCCTTGAGCGGGAGCTGGCCAAGGTTGCGCGCAAGGCACTGCGCAAAATCCTTGAGGGCGCTTATACCAGCGTCGCGGTAACCGAAGCTAACATCGGCGATTTCCTGGGCGTCACGCGGTATCGCTACGGCGTCGGCGAAGACGAGGACCAGATCGGCATGGTCACGGGCCTCGCCTGGACTGAGGTTGGCGGTGAACTGCTGACGATTGAGGCGGTGACCGTTCCCGGCAAGGGCCAGATCAAGACCACGGGCAAGCTCGGTGACGTCATGCAGGAGAGCGTGCAGGCGGCGTGGAGCTTCGTTCGCGCCCGTGCCCCCGCTTACGGGGTCAAGCCGTCAATCTTCGCGAGGAAGGACATTCACGTCCACCTGCCCGAAGGTGCGGTGCCCAAGGACGGGCCGAGCGCCGGCATCGGGATGGTCACGACCATCATTTCGACGCTGACTGGCGTTCCTGTCCGGCGGGATGTGGCCATGACCGGGGAGGTCACGCTGCGTGGCCGGGTGCTGCCTATCGGAGGCCTCAAGGAGAAGCTGCTGGCCGCGCTGCGCGGTGGCATAACCACGGTGATCATCCCCAAGGAGAATGAGAAGGACCTTGCGGAACTGCCCGCGAATGTGAAGGAGGGCCTGCGCATCGTGCCGGTCGCCCATGTCGACGAGTGTCTGGCCGAAGCGCTGAGCGCGAAGCTCGAACCGATCGAATGGAGCGAGGCTGACGAACATGCGGCCGAGCCGCCGCTGGTAAGTGGCAGCCACCCGGTCGTCCGCCATTAGTGGAGCGTAACGGCCGCTGGCTAGAGCGGTCGCAAGGAGAGTTTTTCAGGGATGAACAAGCAGGACCTTATCAGCCAGGTTGCGGATCGCGCCGGGCTCAACCGCAACGACGCGTCCCGCGCGGTCGAAACCATGCTGGAAGTGATCACGTCCGCGCTCAAGCGTGGGGACGAGGTGCGTCTGGTCGGATTCGGCGCTTTCTCGGTCACCCGCCGGAAAGCCTCGACGGGGCGAAATCCCCGGACCGGTGAGCCGCTCGACATTCCGTCGAGCGCAAATCCCAAGTTCCGCGCGGGCAAGGTCCTCAAGGACGCAGTGCAATAACGGATGCACACTAGCGGCTGGACAGGGCGGAGAAGCTAATCTATCCGCCCGGACCGCGCGGCGTGGGCGCGTAGCTCAGTGGTAGAGCACACCCTTCACACGGGTGGGGTCGTAGGTTCAATCCCTACCGCGCCCACCATGCCGATTTCGAAAAGCCTCGGAAAACCAGCCGGTTCTCCGAGGCTTTCTCTTGCTTACAGAGAGTGGCTCGGACCTCACGCGATATCGGGGCGTTGACCCGCCTTGCATCCCAAGAGGTCTGCCATGCTTCCATCGCTACTGCTCGCTGCCACCGCGGGCGCCCGGTCCATGACCCCGCTGGCGGCGGTCAGCGTGACCGCCGCACGAGGTGACCTCTCGCCACAGCCGGGCATCCTCGGCCTGCTCGCGAACAAGTGGGTGGTTGCGGGCACGCTGGCGCTCGCCGCTGGGGAGCTTGGGGGCGACAAGATGAAGAGTGCGCCCGATCGGATCGTGTTCGCAGGTCTTGCTGCCCGCACCCTCACGGGAGCGATCGCCGCCGCCGCGCTCGAGCCGAAGCGCAAGCGGCTGGCTGCGGTTCTCGGCGCCGGGGTGGCGATCGCGACTTCCTTCCCGACGTTCCGCGCCCGAATGCATGCCATGCGCAGTCATGGTCAGACCACGACGGGGCTGGTCGAGGATGCATTGGTCGTGGCTGCGGCTGGGGCGATCGTTCGCAGCGCCTGAAGCCATTCCGCCACTGCCTTGGGTCTGCCGCACTTCGCTGCTAGGGGCCCGCCATGCTCAACATCAATGGAATCACGGTTCGCCTCGGCGGGCGGACCATCCTCGACCGTGCGACAGCGGCCATTCGCCCGCGCAGCCGCGTCGGGCTGATCGGCCGCAATGGCGCCGGCAAGTCCACCCTGATGAAGGTGATGATCGGTCAGCTTGAGCCGGACGACGGCTCGGTCGAGATGCCGCGCAAGACCCGGCTTGGATATATCGCGCAGGAGGCGCCGAGCGGCACTGCCACTCCGTTCGAGACCGTGCTCGCTGCGGACACCGAGCGCGCCGCCCTCATGCTCGAGGCCGAAGACCATAGCGATATGGAACGGTTCGCCGACGTTCACGAGCGGCTGCTTGCGATCGACGCTTATGGTGCGCCTGCGCGCGCGTCGCGCATTCTGCTCGGCCTTGGTTTCGACGAGGAGATGCAGGGCCGTCCGCTCGACAGCTACTCGGGTGGGTGGAAGATGCGGGTGGCGCTGGCCGCCTTGCTGTTCTCGGAGCCCGACGTGCTGCTGCTCGACGAGCCGTCGAACCACCTCGACCTCGAGGCGACGCTGTGGCTCGAAAATTTCCTGCGTTCCTATGCTGGTACGCTGGTGGTGATCAGCCACGAGCGTGACCTGCTCAACAATGTCGTCGATACAATTCTTCACCTCGAGGGCGGCAAGATCACGCTTTACGCCGGCGGCTACGACGATTTTGAGCGGCAACGGGCGGAGCGCGCCGCCCAGCTCGCCGCCGCCAAGGCCGCGCAGGACGCTCAGCGCGCGCGTCTGCAGGACTACATTGCCCGCAACAGCGCCCGAGCATCGACCGCCAAACAGGCACAGTCACGGGCCAAGATGCTGGCCAAGATGCAGCCAATTGCCGCAATGGCCGAAGATCCGAGCCTGAGCTTCGCTTTCCCCAGTCCGTCCGAGCTGCGGCCGCCGCTGATCACGCTCGACATGGCCGCGGTGGGCTATTCCGAAACGCCGATCTTGCGCTCTCTGAACCTTAGGATCGACCCCGACGACCGGATCGCGATGCTCGGCCGCAACGGCAATGGGAAGACGACTCTGGCCCGCCTGCTCGCCGCGCAGCTGCCCGCGATGGAAGGGGCGATGAATGCGTCCGGCAAAATGAAGGTCGGCTATTTCACCCAGTATCAGGTCGAGGAACTGCACGGCGACGACACGCCGCTGCAGCACATGAGCCGTGCGATGGAGGGGCACACGCCGGGTGCTGTGCGTGCGCAACTTGGTCGTTTCGGCTTCTCGGGTGACAAGGCGACGACCCAGGCCAGCCGATTGTCAGGCGGTGAGCGGGCGCGGCTTGCGCTGGCGCTGATCACCCGCGACGCGCCGCACCTGCTGATCCTCGACGAGCCGACCAACCACCTCGACGTCGACGCTCGCGAAGCCCTGGTGCAGGCGCTGAACGACTATGACGGGGCCGTCATCCTGATCAGCCACGATCGTCATATGGTCGAGCTCACCGCCGACCGGCTGGTGCTGGTCGACGACGGCAAGGCGGTGGAGTTCAATGGCAGCATCGAGGATTATATCGACCTGGTGCTCGGCCGGAACCAGCCGGCGGAGCCGAAGATCAAGGCAGCCAAGGGTGATCGCAAGGCAGCGATCAAGGAGCGCGATGATCTGCGCCAATGGCGCAAGGCCGCAAGCGAGGCGGAGAAGGAGAGCCAGCGGCTCGCCGCCCTCTGCTCGGCCCTGGACCATGCGATGTTCGATCCCAAGGGCGCCGACCCGGCACTCGCATCACTGTCGATGGGCGAATTAACCCGCCGCCGTGCGCGCATTGCAGAGGAGCTGGCGAAAGCCGAAGCACGGTGGCTCGAAGCGAGCGAACAGTTGGAGCAGGAAGCCGCCTGACCCTAGTGAAGGTATTCCGGCTGGAAGCTCGCCAGCCGGCGCATCTCCGCCCAATCGGTGAAGATGATTTCGCGGCCTTCCCGCACGATCAAACCCTGTCGTTCCAAGTCCGCGAACACCCGATTGACGTTGACGCTGGTCTGTCCGGTGATGTCGGCGATCTGTTGCTGCGTGAACGGATTGCGCATCCGTCCGCCCTCGTTCGCGAGTCCGAAGCGCTCGGCCGTCTCGCAGAGCAGGTGGGCTACTCGCGCGGTGCTGTCGCGGCGCCCGCAGTTGACCAGCCACTCATAGCCGATCGCCGCATGCCGCTGAGTGAGTCCCCAGAAGAAGCGCGTCATTTCCGGATTGGCGTCGACGATGGCGTCGAAGTCCTTGCCGCTGCCGATCATCACGTCCGCCCGCGTGATCGCCTGGATGCCATAATCGGCCACCTTGTGCGTCGGCAGGATTCCGTCTCCGGCCATGCGCAGTGCGATGATCTGCCGACGCCCGGCACCGTCGGTCTTGAACTTCGACAATATGCCGGATCGGACAAACATGACTTCATCGCGCATGTGACCCGGTTCTCGGAAGGGGCGGCGCGGCTCCACGACGATCAGCCGGTGCGGCATGGCCTCGAGCTTCTCGGCCAATGGTGCGGACAAGCCTGCGCGGACGAGCGTCTCCGCAAGCGAAGCGCCCGACTTCTCGAAAGCGCGCGAGCGAGTGCCCATCGTCACCTCCTCCTCTCCCCGAAACAGTATCTGCTTAGCAACCTAGTTAGGCAAGCCACGATTACAGTCGCCTAAACGACATTTGAACACCTTGAAGTATCTGCGGGTTGAGTCTGCCGCAGTTGCTGGACGGAACACGGGTTTGGCCATGTCTGCTCGGCCGGATACCGGCGACTCGTCTTGCCATTCGGAGCCGGCGTCCGTAAGGGACCGGCGCGCCCGGACGACGGGCCATGGCGATCGTAGCTCAGTTGGTTAGAGCATCGGTTTGTGGTACCGAGGGTCGCGGGTTCAAGTCCCGTCGATCGCCCCACCATCCCTTTCAATATCCACGGGAAAATTGGCGATCATGACCGCTCTGTGGGCGTTGCCCGATTTCGATGCGCACGAGGAAGTGCACTTCATCACGGACGAGGGCAGCGGACTTCGTGCGATCATCGCCATGCATTCCACTCATCTTGGGCCGGCGGCCGGCGGCTGCCGCTTCTGGCACTATGCCGAGGATGAGGCCGCGCTGACCGACGCCCTGCGCTTGTCGCGAGGCATGAGCTACAAGAACGCGATGGCGGGATTGCCACTAGGCGGCGGCAAGGGGGTCATCCTGGCACCTTCGGACGGGCGCAAGACGCCGGGCATGATCGCCGCGTTCGGGCGCGCCATCAATGGACTCGGTGGGCGCTATGTCACCGCCGAGGACGTCGGGATCAACGAAGCGGACATGCTGGAGGTCAGCCGCCAGACCAAGTTCGTGGCGGGCCTCCCGGTCGCCGACGGTGCGGTTGGCGGTGATCCCGGTCCGCACACCTCGCTCGGC
This window contains:
- a CDS encoding Crp/Fnr family transcriptional regulator, coding for MGTRSRAFEKSGASLAETLVRAGLSAPLAEKLEAMPHRLIVVEPRRPFREPGHMRDEVMFVRSGILSKFKTDGAGRRQIIALRMAGDGILPTHKVADYGIQAITRADVMIGSGKDFDAIVDANPEMTRFFWGLTQRHAAIGYEWLVNCGRRDSTARVAHLLCETAERFGLANEGGRMRNPFTQQQIADITGQTSVNVNRVFADLERQGLIVREGREIIFTDWAEMRRLASFQPEYLH